A single Pirellulales bacterium DNA region contains:
- a CDS encoding PQQ-binding-like beta-propeller repeat protein: MVFSTVAFAQEWTRFRGPNGQGQCSSADTIPVAWTEADYNWKVELPGTGNSSPVVWQDHVYVLSADPESGARFVSCLSATTGKAIWKQEYPTGAHFVHKFNSFASSTPAADDKHVYVAWATPDEITLLALTHAGKEAWKKNLGAFQSQHGFGTSPIVVDSMVILVNDQEGDDRFIVALDSDDGKQRWKIPRKHATNRQNLSYSTPCVRETSAGRELIICSWAHGISSHDLQTGAVNWEIPVFKLRPVGSPVLVGDLIFGNCGEGSGNSSMVAIKPSEQTGTPPEIIYTKDRSIAPYVTTLCAAGDLLFLWGDKGIVSCLDAASGEAYWTKRVGGNFFGSPVRAGNRIYCMSSDGDVVVIEAAKKYKLLAKNSLGEGTRATPAIAGGRMYLRTDSHLISLGGESMQQTASAK; encoded by the coding sequence ATGGTGTTTTCAACCGTTGCTTTTGCCCAGGAATGGACTCGCTTCCGCGGCCCGAATGGTCAGGGCCAATGCTCTTCCGCGGATACGATTCCCGTCGCGTGGACCGAGGCGGATTACAATTGGAAAGTCGAATTGCCAGGAACGGGCAATTCGTCGCCGGTGGTTTGGCAAGACCATGTCTATGTCTTGAGCGCCGACCCGGAAAGCGGCGCACGATTTGTAAGCTGTCTCAGCGCAACCACCGGAAAAGCGATTTGGAAACAGGAATACCCGACTGGCGCTCACTTCGTTCACAAGTTCAATAGCTTCGCTTCCAGTACGCCGGCCGCGGACGACAAACATGTCTATGTCGCTTGGGCGACGCCGGACGAAATTACTCTGTTGGCACTGACGCACGCTGGCAAAGAGGCCTGGAAGAAGAATCTCGGCGCGTTCCAGAGCCAGCACGGATTCGGCACTTCGCCGATTGTGGTCGACAGCATGGTCATTTTGGTCAACGACCAGGAAGGGGATGATCGCTTTATCGTCGCACTCGATTCAGACGATGGCAAGCAGCGCTGGAAGATTCCGCGCAAACATGCGACCAATCGGCAGAATCTCTCTTATTCCACACCGTGCGTTCGCGAAACCTCGGCCGGACGCGAGTTGATCATTTGCAGTTGGGCGCACGGCATCAGCAGCCACGACTTACAAACCGGCGCGGTCAACTGGGAAATTCCGGTGTTCAAGTTGCGGCCGGTGGGGTCGCCAGTGCTGGTCGGCGACCTCATCTTCGGCAACTGCGGCGAAGGGAGCGGCAACAGTTCAATGGTGGCAATCAAGCCAAGCGAGCAAACAGGAACGCCCCCCGAAATCATATACACCAAGGACCGCAGCATTGCTCCCTATGTGACGACGCTATGTGCCGCAGGCGATTTGCTGTTTCTGTGGGGCGACAAAGGAATTGTGTCCTGCCTCGATGCCGCGAGTGGAGAAGCTTACTGGACGAAGCGCGTGGGGGGCAATTTCTTCGGCTCGCCGGTGCGCGCTGGAAACCGCATCTATTGCATGTCATCCGACGGCGACGTTGTGGTGATCGAAGCCGCAAAAAAATACAAACTGCTCGCAAAAAACTCGCTAGGCGAAGGGACTCGCGCAACCCCCGCCATCGCAGGCGGGCGGATGTATCTGCGAACCGATTCGCATCTGATCTCGCTGGGGGGCGAGTCCATGCAGCAGACTGCTTCGGCGAAGTGA
- the hisH gene encoding imidazole glycerol phosphate synthase subunit HisH, producing MIVIIDYQMGNLRSVQKALEHVGHEAIITDDPVEVSRADKIILPGVGAFEDAIAELQVRCLVGPIKEAIADEKPFLGICLGLQLLFDVSHENGRHQGLGVLPGEVVQFKGSADLKVPHMGWNGLQFRRRVPLLEGIADGSHFYFVHSYYVKPRDESLVATETEYGSPFCSMICCGNLFATQFHPEKSQTDGLQLLKNFAELRSISTH from the coding sequence ATGATTGTCATAATTGACTACCAAATGGGCAACCTCCGCAGTGTTCAAAAGGCACTGGAGCACGTCGGGCATGAGGCGATCATCACCGACGATCCTGTGGAGGTAAGTCGAGCCGATAAAATCATTCTCCCGGGCGTTGGCGCCTTCGAAGATGCCATTGCCGAGTTGCAAGTCCGTTGCTTGGTTGGACCGATCAAAGAGGCCATCGCGGACGAAAAGCCCTTCCTGGGAATCTGCCTTGGGTTGCAATTGCTATTCGATGTTAGCCACGAAAATGGCCGGCACCAGGGTCTGGGAGTACTGCCGGGCGAAGTGGTACAGTTCAAGGGGTCCGCCGATTTAAAAGTGCCGCATATGGGTTGGAATGGCTTGCAATTCCGACGCCGCGTTCCGCTCCTAGAAGGCATTGCAGACGGCAGCCACTTCTACTTTGTTCATTCCTACTATGTAAAGCCGCGGGACGAATCGCTCGTCGCCACCGAAACGGAGTATGGTAGCCCGTTCTGTTCGATGATCTGTTGCGGCAATCTATTCGCGACCCAGTTTCATCCCGAAAAGAGTCAAACGGATGGACTGCAATTGCTCAAGAACTTTGCGGAATTACGGAGTATATCGACACACTAG
- a CDS encoding BBP7 family outer membrane beta-barrel protein: MTFSWRSAAAIAFLFAAQSVSAQDYDYYSTPETALERVNPGYSLVSDAANRNGATNTAIAGKTAESAATANSATGACGCATACDGCGCGCTDCCCGKYFDNLCCCQPLWTVKAGIVYLDRANPHPAGLVENTVTGATIANAQNFNFNWNVGVDVSAIRSLGGSKALEVRYFGIDGWRATQNFTTSPIWNFPTDPPLFGLGSANIEAVYTSRLYSTEVNLRQGMNDRFGWLIGFRWLQVHENLNFDADFGGNQASITDNVDNNLYGGQLGFNWQVYNRGGPFRVDSVFKAGIFGNAANNTFGVTQQLGPAFGANQSRGQVAFVGEIGLTGVYQWTDHIALRGGYQVLWVEGIAVASDQLTAIDVLAASGIDSTGGAFYHGALASVDFTW, translated from the coding sequence ATGACTTTCTCATGGCGCTCGGCCGCCGCGATTGCCTTTTTGTTTGCGGCACAATCGGTTTCGGCCCAAGACTACGACTATTACTCAACCCCGGAAACGGCTCTGGAAAGAGTCAACCCAGGTTATTCGCTGGTTTCCGACGCGGCCAACCGCAATGGGGCCACCAATACGGCGATTGCTGGAAAGACGGCGGAATCGGCCGCCACTGCCAACAGCGCTACTGGTGCCTGCGGATGCGCTACGGCTTGCGACGGTTGTGGTTGTGGCTGCACAGACTGCTGCTGCGGCAAGTACTTTGACAACCTTTGCTGCTGCCAGCCACTGTGGACGGTGAAAGCGGGAATTGTCTACCTTGATCGCGCCAATCCGCATCCTGCGGGATTGGTCGAAAACACGGTGACTGGTGCCACGATTGCCAACGCTCAGAATTTCAATTTCAACTGGAACGTCGGCGTCGATGTTTCGGCAATCCGCTCGCTGGGCGGTAGCAAGGCCCTGGAAGTGCGATACTTTGGCATCGACGGCTGGCGTGCAACGCAGAACTTCACGACCTCGCCAATCTGGAACTTCCCGACCGACCCGCCGCTGTTCGGCTTAGGCTCGGCCAATATCGAGGCCGTTTATACGTCGCGACTTTATAGCACGGAAGTCAATTTGCGACAGGGCATGAACGACCGGTTTGGATGGTTGATTGGATTCCGTTGGCTGCAAGTGCATGAAAATCTGAACTTCGATGCCGATTTTGGTGGCAACCAAGCCAGCATCACCGACAACGTCGACAACAATTTATACGGCGGACAGTTGGGCTTCAATTGGCAAGTCTACAACCGTGGCGGACCGTTCCGCGTCGATAGCGTGTTCAAAGCCGGCATCTTCGGCAACGCGGCCAACAACACCTTCGGCGTCACACAGCAGCTTGGTCCGGCATTTGGCGCGAATCAGTCGAGAGGCCAAGTCGCGTTTGTCGGGGAAATCGGCTTAACGGGCGTTTACCAATGGACCGACCATATCGCGCTCCGCGGCGGATATCAGGTTCTGTGGGTCGAAGGGATCGCTGTTGCAAGCGATCAATTGACCGCGATCGACGTGCTGGCGGCCAGCGGCATCGACAGCACCGGCGGCGCTTTCTACCACGGTGCATTGGCGAGCGTCGACTTTACCTGGTAG